The DNA segment GGGTGGGGGGCCACCCGACGACGTCCGGCGGACCGTGGTGTCGCCGAAGTCCGAGATGGCCGCGCGACGGACGCCGCGCAGGTAGCGGGCCGCGTCCGCGGCAGGAGCGATCCCGACGAACAAAGGCGCCTGGCCGCCGAGCGGCGCCACCGTGATCCGGATGGTGCCGAGGATCGAGCGGGGGTACACCCAGTGCACCCCGCGGCCGCCGAAGTTCACGCCCTCGACGGTCAGCGCGAAGGTCGCCGTCTCGTACCGGTGCGGGTCGGTGGTGAGGTATCCGGCAGCGTCGCGCTGGGTGCGATCGGCCCACAGGGCGATGCCCCCGGCGCCGAGCAGCCCGACCGCGAAGAGGACGAGCACCGCGCCCCCGATCACCGCCGCGACCCGGCCGGCCCCCCGGGCGCGGCGGGCTCGAGGTGGAGGCTCCTGGAGGCCCGCGGGAGGGGTCGGGGCAAGCTGCGGAGGGGGCTGCTGGCCGGACGGCGGAGGAGGTGGTGGCGGTGCGGGTGGAGGAGGAGGAGGCGGCTCGCTCATCGGCGCGGCGGAGTATACGCCCGGACCCCAGCCCGACCGAATGGTCCGGTGCCGAACGACCTCTCCTGGTGGCGTGACCGAATCCACAGGAACCTCCAAGGTTCGGCCGCTAGCATCTGTTCGCTTGCCGGGCCGAGCGCTCACAGTGAGAGGGGCCGAGATGGAGGAAGAAACCGCCACCACCGAACGCGATCCCACCGAGGCCCCCACCCGGGTCCTGGTGGTGGACGACGAGCCCAGCATCACCGAGCTCGTGGCCACGGTCCTGCGCTACGAGGGGTTCCAGGTCGGCGTCGCCGCGAACGGCTGGGAGGCGCTCCGCCTGGCCTCGGAGTTCCGGCCCGAGCTGATCGTGCTCGACGTGATGCTTCCCGACCACGACGGGTTCGAGGTCCACCGGCGGCTCCGCGAGCGTGGCGAGGAGATCCCCGTCATCTTCCTGACCGCGCGGGACGCCACGGAGGACAAGGTCCGCGGGCTGACCGTGGGCGGCGACGACTACGTCACCAAGCCGTTCAGCCTGGAGGAGCTGGTCGCGCGGATCCGGGCGGTGCTCCGGCGGGCCGGCGCCGGGCAGGCGGGCTCGGACGCCGCCCGCCTCCGCTTCGCCGACCTGGAGATGGACGAGGACTCCCACGAGGTGTGGCGCGGCTCCGAGCCCATCGAGCTCCGCCCCACCGAGTTCAAGCTGCTGCGGTACCTGATGCTGAACCCTCGCCGGGTGCTGTCGAAGCAGCAGATCCTCGACCACGTGTGGCACTACGACTTCGGGGGCGACTCCAACGTGGTGGAGACCTACATCAGCTATCTCCGCAAGAAGGTCGACGCCGCGGAGCCGCACCTCATCCACACGGTTCGGGGTGCCGGCTACGTGCTGCGGCTGCCGCGCCAGTGAGGCGATGAGGCCATGAGGTTCTCGCTCCGCACCCGAGTCCTGGCCGCCACCCTGGTGCTGGTGGTCCTCGGCCTGGGCGTGGCCGGCGTGGCCACGTACGGGTTCCTGCGCTCGTTCCTGGTCCACCGGCTGGACCAGCAGCTCATAGCGGTCGAAGACCCCGTCGAGCACACGCTGGGGCAAGGGTTCGGCGGCCCGGGTCCGGGCGGTCCCGGAAACGGGATCCTTTCGAAGACATACGCCGCCTTCCTGGACAGCTCGGGGAAGGTGGTGATCTCGAAGACGTATTGCTTTCCCTACGGCTGCACGGGAAACCAGCCGAGCCCCGCCCTCCCAACCGGACTCCCGGGTTCCAGCAACGCGGGCTCAAGCCCGGCCAGCCGCACGTTCACGGCATCGGCAGCAGGGACGTCCGGCCCCGATTTCCGCGTGCTGGCCTATGCGGCTGCCATCGTTGGATCGGATGTCCGTGGAACGCTGGTGATCGCTTTCCCTCTGACCGAGATCAACGGCACGCTACATCGGCTGGTGCTCGTGGAGCTCGCCGTCGCCGCGGGGGTGCTGGTGGCGGTGGGCGGCCTCGGCTGGTGGGCCGTCCGCGTGGGCCTCCGACCCCTCGACCGCATGGCCGAGACCGCCGGCGCCATCGCCGCGGGCGACCTGTCGCAACGAGTGGAGCCGGACGACAGCCAGACCGAGGTGGGCCGCCTGGGATCGGCTCTGAACACCATGCTGGGGCGCATCGAGGAGTCCTTCGACCGGCAGCGGGCCTCGGAGGAGCGGCTCCGGCAGTTCGTCGCGGACGCCTCGCACGAGCTCCGCACTCCCATCACCTCGATCCGCGGGTACGCGGAGCTGTTCCGCCGCGGCGCGGCGCAGCGCCCGGACGACCTGGAGCGAGCCATGCGGCGAATCGAGGACGAGGGTGCCCGCATGGGCGTGCTGGTGGAGGACCTCCTGTTGCTGGCGCGTCTCGACCAGGGCCGTCCCCTCGAGCGCAAGCCGGTCGATCTGTCCGCGCTGGCCGCAGACGCCGTGGCGGACTTCCGCGTGGCGGACCCCGGACGGCCGGTGGAGCTGGTGACCTCGGGCCCGGCGGTGGTGGCCGGAGACGACGTGCGCCTGTGCCAAGTGATCGCGAACATCCTCGACAACGCGCGCCAGCACACGCCCGCGGACACGCCGGTGACGGTTCGGGTGGGCGAGGCCGACGGCACGGCAACCATCGAGGTGGCCGACCAGGGGCCCGGGCTCCCACCGGAGGAGGAGGCCCGGGTCTTCGAGCGCTTCTACCGGGGCGACCCGTCGCGCTCCAGGGGCAGCGGCGGGACCGGACTGGGGCTCTCCATCGCCGCAGCCATCGTCGAGGCGCACGGCGGCCGCATCGCCGTGTCCACGCAGCCCGGCCACGGCGCCACGTTCACCGTCTCGCTCCCGGTCATCTCCCCGACCGTGGAAGCACCGACGGCCGCCGAGGCCCCAGCCATCCCGGCTCCGCCGCCCGAGGACGAGAGCCGTCATCCGGCCGCCGACGTCGGCAGCTGAACGGGCCACCGCCGGCTACCCGACGATCGGCTCGAGGAGGCGGATCAGCTCGGAGAGCCTGGCCGCCGCGTCACCGGCCAGCCGCGGAGTCTTCGCGGTCCCGGGCCACAGCTCGTACAGGTGCGTCCAGCCGGGGCCGAACGGCTCCAGGCGCATCTCGCCGCCCAGTGCGCGCTGCAACCGCGAGAGCCTGGACTCCAGCAGCTCCACGACGGGCCGATCCTCGTCGGGTGGTCCCTCCAAGTGGTAGGCGACCTCCAGCCCGCCGCCTCGGAACCACAGCTCGTAGTGCCGCCGAGGGCGCCCGAAGTGCACCTTGAACACCCGTCCCATCCGGGCCGTCCGGTACTCGCGGAGCTCGTCCGGGAGCAGGGCCGGCAGCTCTTCCGCGACAGCCTGGAAGAACTCGCGAAACGTCCGGAACGCCGCTTCCGCCACGGGCATACGATCGCATGGTCGAACCCCCAGACGACGAGGAGGTCTTCGAGCCATGGCGGTCAAGGAGCTCGGCCACATCGTCCTGTACGTGCGGAACGCGGACCGGTCCGTGCACTTCTACCGCGACGTGCTGGGCTGGAATCAGGTCATGCCGGCCCCGGGCGATCCGATCGAGGGCTTCGTCATGTTCTCCAGCGGACGAACCCACCACGAGCTGCTGCTCATCGAGGTCGACGAGGACGCCGCGCCCATCCCGGCCGGGCGGCGGGTGGGCATGTACCACTTCGGGCTGAAGGTCGGCGACACCGACGACGAGCTGCGCGAGGTGCTGGCGACCCTCCAGGAGAATGGGGTCCGGCTGATGGGCGCCGGCGACCACGGGTTCACCCACAGCCTGTACCTGGCCGACCCGGACGGGAACGAGATCGAGCTGTACATCGACGTCCCCGGCGTCAGCTGGACCGACCCGGAGATCCTGGCCCGCCCGACCCAGCCCCTTCGCATCTGAGCGCTCTCACCCGCGGTGCGAGCACGGGCCTGCGGGCTTGGCTCGCTTCCGGCCTGGGTATGGAGGAACCCGACCGAAAGGAGATGCCCGTGAGCACGGAGAGCGACGCCATCGACCCCAACGCCATCTCGGCCGAGCAGTTCGCCCAGATGGTGGCCGGTGCCGGCGACGAGGACATCGAGCGGGTGATCCATCAGGTGGGCACCACGCCCACCCTGGACCGGATCTTCAAGGGCTTCGAGGAGCGATTCGTGCCGGACCGGGCGGGCGGCGTGGACGCGGACATCCAGTGGGTGGTCCGGGACGCCGGCGAGGAGCACCCTTACGTCGTCGGCGTCCACGACGGGACGTGCACCGCCCGGAGCGGGAAGGCCGACGCGCCCAAGGTCACGTTCACCCTCGACCTGGTGCCGTTCGTCCGGTTGGTGACCGGGCAGGCCGACGGGATGAAGCTGTTCATGACCGGGAAGCTGAAGCTGATTGGCGACATGATGTTCGCGACGCGGGTGAACGGCTTCTTCGAGCCGCCGAAGGCCTAACCGTTCGGCCCCCGCTACTCGACCGGCTCGACGGCGTCGCCGACCCGGACCCAGCCGGGGACCTCGACGTCGCCGTACACCCCGAGCATCAGGCCGCCCTCCCGCTTGCGGTGCTGGGCCAGCACCTCCAGGGTCCGGAAGTCGCGCCGGCCGCTGTCCGGATCGAGCGTGGTGACCACGCATCGCGGGATGGACTCCCCCACCCGGACCACCGCCTCACCCAGGCTGACCCGCCGGCCCGACCAGCGGTCCTCCTCGTAGGGTCCACAGCCTTCCACTTCCACGAGCATGCGGAACCGCCGAGGGTCGAGCGCCTCGCGGCCGCCTCGGCGGGCCACGTCCTCCACCGACGCCTCCGAGACGATCGACACGCGGTGGGACCCTCCGGCGCACTCCGGCGGCTCGACCCGGGCCAGCCGGAGCTCGCGGCCGGCGTGGGCGGAAGCCGCCGCCGCGAACGGCCCCAGCACCGGCCTGGCCGTCACCCTCCGATCGAACAGCTCGATCTCCATGCGAGCGCCCAGCTCGCACGCATCGCCCTCGCACTCCGTGCCATCCCGGATACCGCAGGGCGAGCCGCTCGGCCGCCTCGTCGTAGCGGGCCCGGATGCCGAGCAGGGGCGCCTTGGCCGCGTCCATGATCCGCCGCGCGTCCGGGTCCACGAACAGGAACCGACGGTCCGCCTGGACCCCGCGCTCGCCCACGAACACGGCGTCGGGGTGATGCAGGCCGGTCGACTTGACCGGCGTGACGTTGAACCGGGCGACGGACGGCATGGCGGCATGGTACCGGGCGGCCACGCGGGCGACCCGCTCTGAGCGAATGGGTTCCACCGTCACAGGTTTCTCTCAGGTTCCGGGGGCAGTATTTCGGCAGAACCTGGGAAAGTGAGGAGTCGGAGATGCCGAACATCGAGGATGACGCCATGAATCCCCCTGACCGCGAGGACCGGCCGGCCAACCCGGAGTTTCCCCCGTTCGGGCACAGCGGCGGGTTCGAGGCCATGCCCCCGCCGCCTCCGCCCATTCCGGTCCCCCGGGCCCGACGCCGAGGCACGACGGTGGTTGCGGCGGTCGTCGCGGCGCTGGTGTTCCTGGGCGCCGGGGTCGGCCTGGGGTGGGGACTGTTCCGGCCCACCACGGCCACGGCCCCGACCACCACCAGCGGAGCCGCCGGGCCGCCGCTTCAGCTCAGCCCATCCACCGGATCGTCGAGCGGGACCCTCAACCTGAAGGGGATCGTCGCCCAGGTGGAGCCGGGCATCGTCGACATCAACACCTACCTCGACACCAGCACGCTGGGGAGCGGCTCGTTCGGCGCACCCGGCCCCAGCGCGCAGCCTCTGGGGGCGGGCACCGGCATGGTGCTCACCTCCTCCGGTGAGATCCTCACCAACAACCACGTGGTCGAGGGCGCCACCAACATCGAGGTGACCATTCCCGGCCAGTCGGGCCACTACTACGCGAAGGTGGTTGGCGTCGACCCGACGGACGACGTGGCCCTGCTCCAGCTCCAGGGGGCCTCGAACCTGTCCACCGTGACGCTCGCCAACTCCTCGAACCTGGACGTCGGGGACCGGGTCGTGGCCATCGGCAACGCCCTCGGACAGGGCGGTACGCCCACCGTGACGCAGGGCTCCGTCACCGCGCTCGGACGCACCATCACGGTCGGCGGCGGTCCGGCCGGGCCGGAGCACCTCCAGGGGCTCATCCAGACCAACGCACCCATCAGCCCGGGCGACTCGGGCGGCGCGCTGGCGGACTCGGCCGGCCAGGTGGTCGGCATCATCACGGCGGCACAGCGATCGGCTGCTGGGAACCAGCCGACCGCACACGTCGGCTACGCCATCGCGATGAACTCGGCGGCGAGCATCGTGGACCAGATCCGCTCCGGCCACGCCAGCGAGACGATCATCATCGGCCAGCCCGGTTTCATGGGCGTCGAGGTCCGGAACCTCGACGCGGCGACCGCCTCCCGGCTCGGCCTGGGGGTGACCAAGGGCGCGCTGGTCATCAGCGTGTTCCCGGGAACCCCGGCCGCCCGCGCGGGCCTCTCAGCGGGATCGGTGATCACGGCCGTCGACGGGAAGACCGTGACGTCGGCCGACGGGCTGGGGCCCATCATCCACACGTACAGCCCGGGCGACCAGATCAAGGTGACGTGGGTCGACTCGTCCGGGACGCACACGGGCACGCTCCAGCTCATCAGCGGCCCCGCGGTCTGACCTCCCCGAAACCGTCAGGAGGCCGGGTCGGCTGCGGCCACCTTGCGGACGAGGTCACGGAGCTGGCGCCGCTCGGCCTCGGTCAGCGCGGCGAACGACGGGGGCGGCTCCTGGAGGAGCTGCTGGGCGCGGTCCCTGGCCTCCACGCCCTTGTCCGTGAGCACCAGCATCTTGATCCGGCGGTCGGTGGGATGGGGCCGGCGTTCCACCAGGCCCCGCTCCTCCAGCGCGTCGGCCAAAGAGGTGACGTAGGAGGCGTCGTAGCCCCACTGGTCCGCCAGCTCCCGCATGGGGATGCCCTCACCCGGCTCCAGCTTGAACAGCGTCTTGAGCGCTCCCGGCGACAGCCCCACGGCACCGCACGCCTTCTGCATGCAGCCGTGGACCTGTCCCGAGAACAGCAGGTCCAGCATGGACCGCCATGCTTCCTGACCTGCCCGTTCGCTCATGTCCTGAGGGTACCTCATCCCTGGATCACCGTCCATCTTTTACTTGTCTGAACTAAGCGGTTGACACTACTCAAAGGTTGAGTATAGCCTACCGCTCATGAGTTTCCGGGACATGACCCAAACCCCACGGGAGGTCCACCCCGTCGTGGCTCTCATGGTCATCGCCGGTGCCCAGCTGATGGTGGTGCTGGACGTCACCATCGTGAACGTCGCGCTTCCCCACATCCAGGCCGGCCTCGGGTTCTCGCGCACGGGGCTGGCCTGGGTGATCGACGCCTACACCCTGGCCTTCGGGGGCCTGCTCCTCCTGGGCGGGCGGGCCGGGGACATCCTGGGACGGCGCCGGATGTTCGTGATCGGCGTGCTGCTGTTCGCCGGCGCCAGCCTCCTGGGCGGGTTCGCCACCAGCAGCGCGTGGCTGATCGCGTCCCGGGCCGCGCAGGGCGTGGGCGCGGCCATCGCCTCCCCCACCGCGCTCGCCCTCGTCGCCACCACCTTCCGGGAGGGCCCCGAGCGGAACCGGGCCTTCGGCATCTACGCGGCCGTGGCCGGCGCGGGCGGGGGCATCGGGCTGATCCTGGGCGGGGTGCTCACCGACCTGCTGTCGTGGCGGTGGGTGCTGTTCGTGAACGTGCCGATCGGCGCGTTCCTCGCGCTGGCCGCGCCGCTGGTCCTCCCGAAGGGCGAGCGCAACCCCGGGCGGTTCGACCTCCCCGGCGCCGTCACGGTCACGGGTGGGGTCGGGAGCCTCGTGTACGGCTTCATCCACGCGGCGTCCAGCGGGTGGGGCGACACCGGGACCCTGGTCTCGTTCGCGATCGCCGCGGCGCTGCTGACGGCCTTCCTGACCATTGAGTCGCGGAGCCGGCAGCCCCTCATGCCGCTGCACCTGTTCGCGGACCGGGCCCGCTGGGGGAGCTACGCGGTGATGCTGACGGCCGGCGCCGCGATGTTCGGCGTGCTGTTCTACCTGACGCAGTTCCTCCAGGGGCCGCTCGGGTACAGCCCGCTCCGGACCGGCCTCGCGTTCCTGCCCCTGAACTTGATCATCATCACGTCGGCCCAGATCTCGAGCCGCCTGGTGCCGAGGACTGGCCCGCGGCCGCTGATCCTAGTGGGGACGTCCCTGATGGTGCTGGGCCTGCTGTGGCTGTCCCGGCTGGGAGCGGGATCGAGCTACCTGACGCTCGTCCTGCCCGCCATGGCAACGATCGGCGTCGGTGTGGGCCAGATCTTCGTGCCGGTGACGCTGACCGCGGTGTCGGGAGTGGCCCGCCGTGACTCCGGCGTCGCCTCGGCCATGCTGAACGTGTCGCAGCAGGTCGGAGGGACCCTCGGCCTCTCCGCGCTGGTCACGGTGTCGGCCACGGCCACGGCGAGCCAGCTGGCGCGCATCGTCTCCACCGGAGCGGTGCCGACCGCTGCCGCGCGGACCCAGGCGCTCGTGCACGGTTGGGCGACGGGGTTCGGGCTGGCCGTCGCATTCGCCGTCGCGGCCCTGGTCGCGGCGGTGGTGGTCCTCAGGCCACGGCCACGGGAACGACCGGAACGACCCACCTCGATCGAGGACGTCGAGGTCATGCCCGCGGAAGAGGCGGTCCTCTCGTCATAACCCGCCGTTCGACGGCAGGAGAGGAGGAATGCGTGGAGGCCTACGTGCTCATCCAGGCCAACGCCAACGGGGAGCCCCTCGCCCAGAAGCTCGAGGCGCTTCCGGACGTCCTGTCGGCGCAGGAGGTCAGCGGCGCCTATGACGCCATCGCCCTGACGCGCTCGAGCTCGGAGCAGGACCTCCTGGACCGAGTCCTCCGGGAGATCCGGAGCGTCCCGGGAGTGACCCGGGCCCTTCCCGCGCCGCTGCGCAACGGCTCGAGTCCCCATTCCGCACCGAGCGACGGGCGCAGCGAGCCGGCTGACGCGGCAGCGTAGGGGGGCTAGCCCTGGTTGCCGGGCCGGAGGCAACTCCGGGGGAGGCCGCTCGCGCCTTCCGTCGTGCCCCGCACGCGACCGATCCGCTCGGGGCGGCGGACGGGTGGGGCACCAAGAGCACCAGCTACGCAGCACCATTGGTGACGCCAGAGGCCGGCCAAAGATCACCTGATGGCCCGATGAATACGAGCGTCAGCCGTTCCGATACCCATAGGGATGCTCGGAACACGCCCTCTCCCCGGATCCCCGACGCAGGCCCGACGCAACGGGCCGGCGAGAAGGGTCGCCCGGCTGGCCTCGGTCGTCGCGGTGATCGCGACGTTCCTGCTTCCTCTCGCCGCGGCGCCGGGCGCCCACGCGGCGTTCCTGGGCAAGCGGGGGGTGGTGTTCGTCTCGGGAACCACCACCCGCTCGGGTGAGACCGACATCCTGGCGTTCACCTTCAAGAAGGGCCGGGCCATCCTGGTCCAGGACTACACGCCCCACAACCACAAAGTGAACCTGTCCCCCACCGTGACCGCGGAGGGCGGGCCCCACATCCTGTTCGTGGAGAAGTCCGGCGCGCAGGGACCGGGGGACATCTACGTCATGGACCGGTACCCACCGGGCGGTGGGCTCCCCCATCCGGTCCAGCTGACCCGGGACAGCGACGACGAGGAGCAGCCGGCGGGATCGCCGTCCGGGGGCAAGATCGCGTACGTCCGGTACCTCGGCAAGACCCCGCAGATCTGGATGATGAGCCTGTCGGGACGCAACCAGGAGGTGCTGACCTGCTGCAACGTGAAGGGGAGCCACGGCCGGGGTTTCCCGGTCGAGGGGACCCAGCCGGCATGGTCGCCGAACAGCGAGTGGATCGCCTACGTGAACACGGCGTCGCCGCCCCAGATCGCCGTGGCGTCGGTGACGGGGAAGGCCCCGCTCGACTCGACGGCGGCCACCTTCCAGGTGACGACGGCCGGCGGGACCTCGCCGAACTGGGCGCCGCTTGGGGACCAGTTTGCCTACATCACCCCCAGCGGCCAGCTCGCGGTGAGGGCGTTCGACCCGTCCGGCGCGCCGCAGCCGCCCAGGATCGTGGACACCCCGCCGAAGGGCCAGGTGGACGCCAACCCGGCCTGGTCCCCCGACTCGATCACGTCCACCGGGAAGAGCACGGGGCTGATCCTGTTCAATCGGGGGTCCACGCTGTGGTCGATCGTCCCCAACGACTCGTCGCCCCGCGCGCAGAAGCTCGCCCTCAAGGGCTTCGCCGGAGGTTCGAACCCCGACTGGCGCCCGG comes from the Actinomycetota bacterium genome and includes:
- a CDS encoding VOC family protein translates to MAVKELGHIVLYVRNADRSVHFYRDVLGWNQVMPAPGDPIEGFVMFSSGRTHHELLLIEVDEDAAPIPAGRRVGMYHFGLKVGDTDDELREVLATLQENGVRLMGAGDHGFTHSLYLADPDGNEIELYIDVPGVSWTDPEILARPTQPLRI
- a CDS encoding MarR family transcriptional regulator; translated protein: MSERAGQEAWRSMLDLLFSGQVHGCMQKACGAVGLSPGALKTLFKLEPGEGIPMRELADQWGYDASYVTSLADALEERGLVERRPHPTDRRIKMLVLTDKGVEARDRAQQLLQEPPPSFAALTEAERRQLRDLVRKVAAADPAS
- a CDS encoding S1C family serine protease; translation: MPNIEDDAMNPPDREDRPANPEFPPFGHSGGFEAMPPPPPPIPVPRARRRGTTVVAAVVAALVFLGAGVGLGWGLFRPTTATAPTTTSGAAGPPLQLSPSTGSSSGTLNLKGIVAQVEPGIVDINTYLDTSTLGSGSFGAPGPSAQPLGAGTGMVLTSSGEILTNNHVVEGATNIEVTIPGQSGHYYAKVVGVDPTDDVALLQLQGASNLSTVTLANSSNLDVGDRVVAIGNALGQGGTPTVTQGSVTALGRTITVGGGPAGPEHLQGLIQTNAPISPGDSGGALADSAGQVVGIITAAQRSAAGNQPTAHVGYAIAMNSAASIVDQIRSGHASETIIIGQPGFMGVEVRNLDAATASRLGLGVTKGALVISVFPGTPAARAGLSAGSVITAVDGKTVTSADGLGPIIHTYSPGDQIKVTWVDSSGTHTGTLQLISGPAV
- a CDS encoding MFS transporter is translated as MTQTPREVHPVVALMVIAGAQLMVVLDVTIVNVALPHIQAGLGFSRTGLAWVIDAYTLAFGGLLLLGGRAGDILGRRRMFVIGVLLFAGASLLGGFATSSAWLIASRAAQGVGAAIASPTALALVATTFREGPERNRAFGIYAAVAGAGGGIGLILGGVLTDLLSWRWVLFVNVPIGAFLALAAPLVLPKGERNPGRFDLPGAVTVTGGVGSLVYGFIHAASSGWGDTGTLVSFAIAAALLTAFLTIESRSRQPLMPLHLFADRARWGSYAVMLTAGAAMFGVLFYLTQFLQGPLGYSPLRTGLAFLPLNLIIITSAQISSRLVPRTGPRPLILVGTSLMVLGLLWLSRLGAGSSYLTLVLPAMATIGVGVGQIFVPVTLTAVSGVARRDSGVASAMLNVSQQVGGTLGLSALVTVSATATASQLARIVSTGAVPTAAARTQALVHGWATGFGLAVAFAVAALVAAVVVLRPRPRERPERPTSIEDVEVMPAEEAVLSS
- a CDS encoding MOSC domain-containing protein, producing MEIELFDRRVTARPVLGPFAAAASAHAGRELRLARVEPPECAGGSHRVSIVSEASVEDVARRGGREALDPRRFRMLVEVEGCGPYEEDRWSGRRVSLGEAVVRVGESIPRCVVTTLDPDSGRRDFRTLEVLAQHRKREGGLMLGVYGDVEVPGWVRVGDAVEPVE
- a CDS encoding response regulator transcription factor — its product is MEEETATTERDPTEAPTRVLVVDDEPSITELVATVLRYEGFQVGVAANGWEALRLASEFRPELIVLDVMLPDHDGFEVHRRLRERGEEIPVIFLTARDATEDKVRGLTVGGDDYVTKPFSLEELVARIRAVLRRAGAGQAGSDAARLRFADLEMDEDSHEVWRGSEPIELRPTEFKLLRYLMLNPRRVLSKQQILDHVWHYDFGGDSNVVETYISYLRKKVDAAEPHLIHTVRGAGYVLRLPRQ
- a CDS encoding Lrp/AsnC ligand binding domain-containing protein is translated as MEAYVLIQANANGEPLAQKLEALPDVLSAQEVSGAYDAIALTRSSSEQDLLDRVLREIRSVPGVTRALPAPLRNGSSPHSAPSDGRSEPADAAA
- a CDS encoding HAMP domain-containing histidine kinase encodes the protein MRFSLRTRVLAATLVLVVLGLGVAGVATYGFLRSFLVHRLDQQLIAVEDPVEHTLGQGFGGPGPGGPGNGILSKTYAAFLDSSGKVVISKTYCFPYGCTGNQPSPALPTGLPGSSNAGSSPASRTFTASAAGTSGPDFRVLAYAAAIVGSDVRGTLVIAFPLTEINGTLHRLVLVELAVAAGVLVAVGGLGWWAVRVGLRPLDRMAETAGAIAAGDLSQRVEPDDSQTEVGRLGSALNTMLGRIEESFDRQRASEERLRQFVADASHELRTPITSIRGYAELFRRGAAQRPDDLERAMRRIEDEGARMGVLVEDLLLLARLDQGRPLERKPVDLSALAADAVADFRVADPGRPVELVTSGPAVVAGDDVRLCQVIANILDNARQHTPADTPVTVRVGEADGTATIEVADQGPGLPPEEEARVFERFYRGDPSRSRGSGGTGLGLSIAAAIVEAHGGRIAVSTQPGHGATFTVSLPVISPTVEAPTAAEAPAIPAPPPEDESRHPAADVGS
- a CDS encoding SCP2 sterol-binding domain-containing protein; translated protein: MSTESDAIDPNAISAEQFAQMVAGAGDEDIERVIHQVGTTPTLDRIFKGFEERFVPDRAGGVDADIQWVVRDAGEEHPYVVGVHDGTCTARSGKADAPKVTFTLDLVPFVRLVTGQADGMKLFMTGKLKLIGDMMFATRVNGFFEPPKA
- a CDS encoding DUF4389 domain-containing protein; translated protein: MIGGAVLVLFAVGLLGAGGIALWADRTQRDAAGYLTTDPHRYETATFALTVEGVNFGGRGVHWVYPRSILGTIRITVAPLGGQAPLFVGIAPAADAARYLRGVRRAAISDFGDTTVRRTSSGGPPP